Within the Salvia hispanica cultivar TCC Black 2014 chromosome 4, UniMelb_Shisp_WGS_1.0, whole genome shotgun sequence genome, the region GTAATTGTATAGTTTAACACTCCCTCCGCCCAATAGAAATAGACCATTAGAAttggcatgagttttaatatttgattggtaaagtaagagagaaggagaaaaagtaattcaaATTGTGTAGTGGGTGGTAGGGTCCATAagtgaaaaagtaaaagagaatgagaaaaatgttgtcataaatagatatagattatttttatagtatggatgaaaaataaaatatgatctATTTCTATGAGACGAGATTAACTGATATCCATTGGACGTATGTTTTGAGAGATGTGATTTCTGCTGGAGTTGCAGTAGAAGAAAACCTATGTCGCCACCGAAAACGAACAGAGAGATGACattaacaaaaaagaaatatgatgGTGCAATTTTGGCTGCTTAATTCTTAACTACTCATAAAGAAGTAATAATGGTGCAGTTTTGATTGACTGCTTGattcttatttttagtttgggaTTGCATTCCTACTATACATGTGATGAAACAACTGACCCAAAGAGCCATTGCTAATATTTGTTGGCTGCTTAGATATTCTTTGGGATAATATATGCAAACTAatgtatttttcttcaaattaaaatataatgatataattgaTGAAATATCAATCTTCTCAATATGTCCATTCTTGGGGTAGTACTTGCATCGCATCAATTTTGTTTGGTGGCTCCACTTCATACTTTGTATGATTATTCCCCTGCCCTTCCGATCTCATCTTTTCATCTGCAAAGCTTCAATGTTattccatccgttccataataaaagtcacatttcattattaccataaatggtaaataggtcacacattccactaactcgcTTCACtcccattttattataaaatcaaaatataaaagtggaTCATATATTTCACTATAACCCactgtttttttcatttcttaaaactcatgtcccCACTAAATATAACTCTTATTATGGAACAAAGGCACTAAattgtttgcattttatatgtATCTAATAAGTAGAGTGATCATTCAAAGTGTTGATATGAATATTACCTCTAAGTGAAGAGTGACATGAAAATGCAGACGTGGATGGTGGGGTGGTGGAGTCTGTAAACCTCGCAAAGTGAAGCTTGAGAGCTTCGAGAACCCTCGTAGGAATCAGAACCGTTGATAGACCTGTTCAACACATGTAAGCATGTttgacatttttgttcataGAATTTCATCATATAATATGTTTTAACAGATATATTTAGTGTATGACATCTGTTTGATAAGCATGGtctaataaattattactataaaattactattgGGATTTGGAGAAGTTGCTTTCAGTTGTGGTTTCAAAATGTCATCAacaataaagtaaatgatatAAGGACATTTCATCCATACACCTAACAAAAACTATCAGTTATTCGAAAGTCCCCCTTTTCAATCAAAGTGAATTTAAGCCCTTAGTTGTCCTACTCAACATAATTGCTTGCCgataattataatatcaacatTTCACGACtttgttataaaaatatataatttcgaTATCACATTCaagtttttattatataaaattcattGTTGATTCTTTTATAAGAAATATTTGAAGAAGATATCTCACTTTCATTCCAAACCGTCAATTGTCTCGAAAAGAACATACTACTACTctctttataaaataaattattgagaaaataaaagagttaaaaaaattaagaataaaatagaaaaaaaaatcaactagAAAATCAAAGGACTCAATTGTCTTGGACGACTCAAAAAAAAGACTCaactactatgaaacggagTAAGTAGTAAAATGTAACAATACCTGATTTCTTATTTTGGTGAACCGAGTTGTTAGTCACTCGAGGCAAGAAGACACCGGTTCCAGATGGTGCATTTCTCGACCCGGGTCCACCAAGAAAGATGGCCTGCATGCCCGAACCACTATGCCCCTTTGTACCCGAACCACTTCTCCACCTGCCGTCTCGGTATCGACCATAATTTAGCTCGGGTTTTCGTGTCAACTCAGCTCCCTTAACTCTTCTTCCTCTCGAAACACCAATATGATCCCCAACTCCCGATTGATCCTTCAACTGAAAACACATAAACTAAAACATTATTACTAATTCACAACCACAAGCATATACTCCCTATTGCGTTTCATTTCTGCACtctttttggaaaataatactccctccgtcccacgtaattttacccagtattctattttggaccgtcccacataattttacccatttcacttttactatttttagtaatggacctcatattccactaattcattcctactcacattttattataaaactaatactttaaaagtaggacccacatcccaccaactacttcaactcacttttcattacatttcttaaaatccgtgccgggtcaaagtgtgtaaaattatgtgggacggagggagtaataaaaaggttaaagtagagaaaaagtaaaataggagagagaCTACTAGTATAGAAAATaatcttttctatattattctctcttaatttacttttttaatgttaactatttattattattttttcaaaacaaatgtagaaaatgaaacacCTTCATTAACAttgaacggaggaagtatattttgCTTATGATAATCAATCACCTTAGTAGTATGAACTTCGGCCTCTTCTTCTTGAAGCATGCACTCGGCCATTTGCCG harbors:
- the LOC125185176 gene encoding uncharacterized protein LOC125185176; the protein is MGFDFEERKTLLYADLFKLQETRESIMPQWRSLSPSPSPSSSASDIDDEADFAAELSRQMAECMLQEEEAEVHTTKLKDQSGVGDHIGVSRGRRVKGAELTRKPELNYGRYRDGRWRSGSGTKGHSGSGMQAIFLGGPGSRNAPSGTGVFLPRVTNNSVHQNKKSGLSTVLIPTRVLEALKLHFARFTDSTTPPSTSAFSCHSSLRDEKMRSEGQGNNHTKYEVEPPNKIDAMQVLPQEWTY